Proteins encoded within one genomic window of candidate division WOR-3 bacterium:
- a CDS encoding SIS domain-containing protein — protein sequence MEKRFEEVLKTVELLSKTESDKIILSAEIISNALKKGKKVLWCGNGGSAAQAMHFSTELMVKYKTQRTPLPSVSLSADTSLITATGNDFGFEEIFSRQVEGLGKEGDVLVALSTSGSSKNVIKAIKTAIAKKMAVIFLTGADPTEVEDQVDVVIHVPSKNTPIIQECHQIIGHIIIEELEKKLEV from the coding sequence ATGGAAAAACGATTTGAAGAAGTTTTAAAAACCGTTGAGCTTTTATCAAAGACGGAAAGTGATAAAATAATCCTCTCTGCAGAAATAATTTCCAACGCACTTAAAAAGGGGAAAAAAGTTCTATGGTGCGGAAACGGCGGTAGTGCCGCTCAGGCGATGCATTTCAGCACCGAATTAATGGTAAAATATAAAACCCAAAGAACCCCGCTCCCATCTGTCTCCCTATCCGCCGATACGTCTCTTATTACTGCCACAGGGAACGATTTCGGCTTTGAGGAAATCTTTTCAAGGCAGGTAGAAGGGCTCGGAAAGGAAGGCGATGTTTTGGTAGCCCTTTCTACATCAGGAAGCTCAAAAAATGTGATTAAGGCAATCAAAACGGCAATAGCTAAGAAAATGGCCGTTATCTTCTTAACGGGCGCAGACCCGACAGAAGTAGAAGACCAGGTGGACGTAGTTATCCATGTACCATCAAAAAATACTCCGATAATCCAGGAGTGCCACCAAATTATAGGGCATATAATAATAGAAGAACTGGAGAAAAAACTGGAGGTTTAA